A DNA window from Mesorhizobium sp. C432A contains the following coding sequences:
- a CDS encoding DegT/DnrJ/EryC1/StrS aminotransferase family protein — MLLVSAPILGVPEKAALSQVIDSGWLTMGDRVREFEQAFASMHGARDCVAVGSCTAALHLLLHALGIGPGDEVLVPSLTFVATANAVLYVGATPVFVDIESVDVPLISVAEAEARCTTRTKAVILVHFAGYLPDREQWQRFARLRGLHIIEDAAHAPGLREVGTFGAAAAFSFYGNKNMTTAEGGAVIARDPDLLDRVRLARGHGMTTGTHQRLNSRTPQYDVTMLGFNYRMDEMRAAIGLVQLQNLQEWNEIRRIIAVLYRRLIADRCPAIVIPFSEPRTSAYHIMPIVLPRYASRQDVIDELRTQGIQTTIHYPPVHQMTFYRERFPGVSLPRTEDFAERELTIPLHPQITSAAAESVVAALAAALKTGALKAGAQRGTAA, encoded by the coding sequence ATGCTCTTGGTGAGCGCCCCGATCCTAGGCGTGCCAGAGAAGGCAGCCCTGTCGCAGGTGATTGATAGCGGCTGGCTTACGATGGGGGACAGGGTACGAGAGTTCGAACAGGCCTTTGCCAGCATGCATGGCGCGCGAGATTGCGTTGCGGTTGGTTCCTGCACCGCAGCGCTCCATCTTCTCCTCCATGCTTTGGGCATCGGCCCTGGCGACGAAGTACTGGTTCCTTCGCTGACGTTCGTGGCGACGGCGAATGCGGTGCTGTATGTAGGGGCGACGCCGGTCTTCGTCGATATCGAGTCCGTCGACGTGCCGTTGATCTCGGTTGCGGAAGCCGAAGCGCGGTGCACGACGCGCACGAAAGCGGTCATTCTCGTTCACTTCGCCGGGTATCTCCCCGATCGGGAACAATGGCAGCGGTTCGCCCGGCTTCGCGGGCTGCATATCATCGAGGACGCTGCGCACGCGCCCGGGCTTAGGGAAGTCGGGACCTTCGGCGCCGCGGCCGCGTTCAGCTTCTATGGCAACAAGAACATGACAACGGCCGAAGGGGGCGCCGTGATTGCACGTGACCCCGATCTGCTCGACAGGGTTCGCCTGGCCCGCGGGCACGGAATGACCACGGGGACGCATCAGCGGCTGAACAGTCGTACGCCGCAATATGATGTCACGATGCTCGGGTTCAACTACCGAATGGACGAGATGCGAGCGGCAATAGGGCTGGTTCAGTTGCAGAACCTGCAAGAGTGGAACGAAATCAGGCGTATCATAGCTGTCTTGTACCGACGCCTGATCGCGGACCGTTGCCCAGCCATTGTCATTCCATTTAGCGAACCCCGGACGTCGGCTTACCACATCATGCCGATCGTCCTGCCGCGCTACGCGAGCCGGCAGGATGTCATCGACGAGCTGCGGACACAGGGCATACAGACCACCATCCACTACCCGCCGGTGCACCAAATGACGTTCTACCGCGAGCGCTTTCCCGGCGTGAGTTTGCCCCGAACAGAGGATTTCGCTGAGCGAGAGCTCACAATTCCGCTGCACCCCCAGATCACTTCCGCCGCCGCCGAATCAGTCGTGGCTGCCCTGGCAGCCGCGCTCAAAACAGGCGCGCTCAAAGCAGGCGCCCAAAGAGGAACTGCTGCATGA
- a CDS encoding response regulator transcription factor, giving the protein MARIVIADDHGLYRRGLRLALMAGIPSAEIFEASCFDAAVNLLEEQASIDLAILDLNMPGLFHQEVLSDFMAAYPDTRFAIVSGDDSRSEILTALSIGLHGYIVKSQSDEEVVLAVNEILAGRIYVPSLLSRTSADQRSHAPPPPVQNASRRHEGSGDVARLTSRQKDVLKLMAEGYSNKEIARNLDIAEATTKIHAAAVLRELGVRNRTEAAVLLQSWLTRQAS; this is encoded by the coding sequence ATGGCTCGGATCGTCATTGCCGACGATCACGGCTTATATCGGCGTGGTCTCCGGCTGGCACTCATGGCTGGAATTCCAAGCGCCGAAATATTCGAAGCTTCGTGTTTCGATGCCGCGGTCAATCTTCTAGAGGAGCAGGCGTCCATCGATCTTGCGATCCTCGATCTGAACATGCCTGGGCTGTTCCATCAGGAAGTGCTCAGCGACTTTATGGCTGCCTATCCTGACACTCGCTTTGCGATCGTTTCCGGGGATGATTCCCGCTCGGAGATACTGACCGCGCTTTCGATCGGACTTCACGGGTATATCGTCAAATCGCAGAGCGACGAAGAAGTCGTGCTGGCTGTAAACGAAATCCTCGCTGGCCGGATCTATGTGCCATCTCTCCTATCTCGAACGTCTGCCGACCAGAGATCGCATGCCCCCCCACCTCCGGTACAAAATGCCAGCCGCCGGCACGAGGGCTCGGGCGACGTCGCTAGGCTGACATCTAGACAGAAGGACGTCCTCAAGCTGATGGCAGAGGGGTACTCGAATAAGGAGATTGCCCGCAATCTGGACATTGCCGAGGCGACAACGAAAATCCATGCCGCAGCCGTGCTGCGTGAGCTTGGGGTTAGAAACCGTACCGAAGCAGCTGTGTTGCTCCAAAGCTGGCTGACGAGACAGGCAAGTTGA
- a CDS encoding NAD-dependent epimerase/dehydratase family protein, which yields MAEADSKVNKLADIVHALQDGAASNLTHTGPIIVTGAAGFIGFHVASRLLRLGAEVIGVDNFTPYYDLKLKEARFTRLCAEPRFTPMRFDLADRSLVKALFCEFQPSHFVHLAAQAGVRHSLVDPHAYVESNIVAFLNVLEGCRHAGVSHLVYASSSSVYGANRRIPFSEHHGANHPVSFYAATKAANECMAHSYSHLFGLPVTGLRFFTVYGPWGRPDMAVYTFTHAIAEGRTIEIANAGRVWRDFTYIDDIVEGVVRVLAKPPCQDPGWDGRAADPATSSAPYRLYNIGNDRPEEINHLIALIETALGRRAVRVNVPLPPGDVLETRADVRDLRRAVGFAPATTLEDGVQRFVEWYREFHARPVGQVRPAGLPATA from the coding sequence ATGGCCGAAGCAGATTCGAAGGTCAACAAGCTGGCGGATATCGTTCACGCGCTGCAGGATGGTGCTGCGTCGAACCTTACGCACACGGGGCCGATCATCGTCACGGGCGCCGCTGGGTTCATCGGATTTCATGTTGCGTCACGCCTTTTGCGGCTCGGCGCCGAGGTCATCGGCGTCGACAACTTCACGCCTTACTACGACCTGAAGCTGAAGGAGGCGCGATTTACACGGCTCTGCGCCGAGCCGAGGTTCACGCCGATGCGCTTCGACCTGGCGGACCGGTCGCTGGTGAAAGCGCTGTTCTGCGAATTCCAGCCATCGCACTTCGTGCATCTGGCGGCCCAGGCCGGGGTGCGTCATTCGCTCGTCGACCCGCATGCCTATGTGGAGTCAAACATTGTCGCATTTCTCAACGTTCTGGAGGGCTGCCGACACGCCGGCGTCAGCCATCTCGTTTATGCCTCGTCGAGCTCCGTATATGGCGCCAATCGACGCATACCCTTCTCCGAACATCATGGTGCCAATCATCCGGTGAGCTTCTACGCCGCCACCAAGGCCGCCAACGAATGCATGGCGCATTCCTACAGCCATCTGTTCGGCTTGCCCGTAACCGGATTGCGCTTCTTCACCGTCTATGGTCCCTGGGGCAGGCCCGACATGGCAGTATACACGTTCACCCATGCCATCGCCGAGGGCCGAACGATCGAAATCGCCAATGCCGGGCGCGTATGGCGGGATTTCACCTATATCGACGACATCGTAGAGGGGGTTGTTCGCGTGCTCGCCAAACCACCGTGTCAGGATCCCGGTTGGGACGGTCGCGCTGCCGATCCTGCCACCAGTTCGGCGCCATATAGGCTCTACAATATCGGCAATGATCGGCCGGAAGAAATCAACCATCTGATCGCGCTCATCGAGACGGCCCTTGGTCGCCGCGCCGTTCGCGTCAACGTACCTTTACCGCCAGGTGACGTCCTGGAAACCCGCGCCGATGTCAGGGACCTGCGCCGCGCCGTTGGCTTCGCACCGGCGACAACACTGGAGGACGGCGTGCAACGTTTCGTGGAATGGTATCGGGAATTCCATGCACGCCCTGTCGGACAGGTGCGACCAGCTGGCCTTCCGGCAACGGCATAG
- a CDS encoding sugar transferase — MNALDPAFHRMFVPNPDHGFARRAIDLAVAGIATVALAPLMLLIAGALLLEGGGSILFAQTRIGAGGRTFRMYKFRKFGVNCGSQGLALTVVGDTRMTTVGRFLAATKLDELPQLWNVLKGEMAIVGPRPESLAFADCFRGELRAVLQYKPGLLGPAQVVFRHEAHYFPQSVDPIVFYREVMFPAKATLDLSYYPRRTIVSDLAWMVRGVLAVVGWVPVPPIDV, encoded by the coding sequence ATGAATGCGTTAGACCCTGCCTTTCACCGGATGTTCGTTCCAAATCCTGATCACGGCTTTGCGAGACGCGCAATCGATCTTGCGGTGGCGGGCATCGCTACCGTCGCATTGGCGCCATTGATGCTGCTGATCGCCGGAGCGCTTCTGCTCGAGGGCGGTGGCTCGATCTTGTTCGCTCAGACCCGCATCGGGGCCGGCGGCCGAACCTTCCGCATGTACAAATTTCGCAAATTCGGTGTGAACTGCGGCTCTCAAGGCCTTGCGCTGACGGTCGTGGGCGATACACGCATGACCACCGTTGGCCGCTTTCTCGCAGCGACGAAGCTGGACGAACTACCGCAGCTGTGGAATGTCCTCAAAGGCGAAATGGCGATCGTCGGCCCACGGCCCGAGAGCCTGGCTTTCGCCGATTGTTTCCGGGGCGAGCTTAGGGCCGTGCTGCAATACAAGCCGGGCCTGCTGGGACCAGCCCAGGTCGTTTTTCGGCACGAAGCGCATTACTTCCCCCAATCCGTAGATCCGATCGTGTTCTACCGGGAGGTCATGTTCCCCGCCAAGGCAACACTGGACCTCTCATATTATCCGCGACGCACCATCGTCTCCGACCTCGCGTGGATGGTGCGGGGAGTGCTGGCAGTGGTCGGTTGGGTTCCGGTACCGCCGATCGACGTTTGA
- a CDS encoding NDP-sugar synthase yields the protein MKAVIQCGGMGTRLRPFTSVLPKPLMPIGARPVLELLLKWLRRNGIEDVYITTGYLGHLIRSVCGDGSQWNLKIKYTQEMEPLGTVGPLSLIRDELNETFVVLNGDVLTDLSLSRFVAAHRLHRDPVTIATACRHIKMDFGVIDEIDNTVQLFREKPTLSHLVSMGIYCMNPDVLRFIPSGIPFGFDDLMLQMMQGGTTVHVYKHDGLWLDIGRVDDFQNAQAIAWEDQSSSIEVAAAAAAA from the coding sequence ATGAAAGCGGTGATTCAATGTGGTGGGATGGGTACGCGCCTTCGACCGTTTACATCGGTCCTGCCGAAACCATTAATGCCGATAGGGGCCCGGCCCGTTCTTGAGTTGCTTTTGAAGTGGCTGCGGCGCAACGGCATTGAAGACGTGTATATTACGACAGGGTATCTAGGGCATTTGATCCGTAGCGTCTGCGGCGACGGATCGCAATGGAACTTGAAGATCAAATATACCCAGGAAATGGAGCCACTCGGCACCGTCGGACCTCTCTCTCTGATTAGGGATGAACTGAACGAAACATTTGTCGTTCTGAACGGCGATGTCCTCACAGATCTAAGCCTGAGCCGGTTTGTAGCCGCGCACCGCTTGCATAGGGATCCCGTTACGATCGCCACGGCGTGCCGTCATATCAAGATGGACTTCGGGGTCATCGACGAGATCGACAATACCGTCCAGCTCTTCCGGGAAAAGCCGACGCTTTCCCATCTCGTCAGCATGGGGATTTACTGCATGAACCCAGATGTCCTGCGGTTCATTCCGTCCGGGATCCCATTTGGGTTCGATGACCTGATGCTGCAGATGATGCAGGGCGGCACGACCGTGCATGTTTACAAGCATGACGGTCTTTGGCTCGACATCGGTCGTGTCGATGACTTCCAGAATGCACAGGCAATTGCCTGGGAAGATCAGTCGTCCTCAATCGAGGTCGCGGCTGCCGCTGCAGCCGCATGA
- a CDS encoding helix-turn-helix transcriptional regulator, producing MTLIETRNDTLAGRQYIVLNDTRHERPISLVDRPDARVGGSRRRSLESITGMLDRMGCGYLVLDRDKKVIEWNAAARDTLARQGEATDTAVELAAGLRRLVANVPVHLQPGSLSWVVIHSRGDRPVTMNETGVVTPDGTTVVALLDRDNKSAANPRTLQRMFGLTSAETQLALRLAHGDAPLEIARSWHLSRTTIRSQLASLFAKTDTRRQAELVALLGRISVLP from the coding sequence ATGACACTGATTGAAACGCGAAACGATACGCTCGCAGGCAGGCAATACATTGTATTGAACGATACCCGCCACGAACGGCCGATAAGCCTTGTGGACCGACCGGACGCAAGGGTCGGCGGATCTCGACGACGCAGCCTGGAATCCATCACCGGCATGCTTGATCGTATGGGTTGCGGCTATCTCGTCCTGGACCGAGACAAGAAAGTAATAGAATGGAACGCTGCCGCTCGGGACACCCTCGCACGCCAGGGCGAAGCAACTGATACAGCCGTCGAGCTTGCCGCCGGGTTGAGGCGGCTGGTCGCGAATGTTCCGGTCCACCTCCAGCCGGGCTCACTCTCATGGGTAGTGATCCACAGCAGAGGCGACAGGCCGGTGACCATGAACGAGACGGGCGTCGTTACACCGGACGGGACAACCGTCGTCGCATTGCTGGACCGGGATAACAAATCGGCGGCCAACCCTCGCACGTTGCAAAGGATGTTCGGTTTGACCAGCGCGGAAACGCAGTTGGCGCTACGCCTCGCCCATGGCGACGCGCCCCTGGAGATCGCCCGCAGTTGGCATCTCAGTCGCACGACTATCCGCTCTCAGCTTGCCTCACTGTTCGCCAAGACCGACACGAGGCGTCAGGCGGAACTAGTGGCTCTTTTGGGGCGCATTTCGGTTTTGCCATGA
- a CDS encoding PAS domain S-box protein yields the protein MGSDLRWLKSNVSSTTLAHLASLLVFAASIAFEAISTVYGGQPLPLVAFIPITVVIVYLEGRFVAIAATLLMAVAGLWMRHLLDGHLTGGDWTGAVFLLGSGSLIAAVFHRLRQDLHGALRVAEARLAAIDAAALGFANTNRHGELLQSNRRLLEMTGYAHKELAQLELQELIVPDDRGTVRKLLEDLGNGTASATDIRVLRQDGTAFWAHLALSSSRPDEAPNESVFVVVDDISERQAAREALRAQKEWLDLAVSAGRLGTWQIDIDDGTVAGSSKFWDILGLPPAPVRRLEELSAVIHPVDWPKLSASAKPSSALNYDVEIRVRQVDGHTRWIALRGRQEEHGDRKMRIGVAADLTERRQTTLLRAAVKRRERIMREERHRFSNVFPVIRALVNMIDIPDNDVAKYKEMLIDWIRTLEATHRILSRHANLSGMLHELVDRELQPFKETRDITISGPSLTVPSGAAEGLAMILHELTTNSVKHGALGDPNGRVEVKWRFASEDEGDDLVFDWVESGRRKSSKVVRRGFGSLIIGVDSTPLVGHSPNMEITEDGLRYSLRVSRKEIEEFGLQ from the coding sequence ATGGGTTCGGACCTGCGCTGGCTCAAATCGAATGTGTCGAGCACTACGTTGGCTCATCTAGCTTCGCTGTTGGTGTTTGCAGCATCGATAGCATTCGAGGCGATAAGTACGGTATATGGCGGCCAGCCGTTGCCGCTTGTTGCGTTTATCCCCATAACCGTTGTCATCGTGTATCTTGAGGGCCGTTTTGTTGCCATCGCAGCAACGCTTCTGATGGCGGTCGCCGGCTTGTGGATGCGACACCTGCTGGACGGTCACCTCACTGGTGGAGACTGGACCGGGGCCGTCTTCCTCCTGGGTTCGGGTAGCCTGATCGCAGCTGTGTTCCACCGCCTGCGACAAGATCTGCACGGTGCGCTCAGGGTGGCAGAAGCGAGGCTCGCTGCCATCGACGCTGCCGCCTTGGGCTTTGCTAATACCAATCGCCATGGCGAACTGCTGCAGTCGAACAGACGGCTTTTGGAGATGACCGGCTACGCGCACAAGGAACTTGCCCAACTCGAGTTGCAGGAACTCATTGTCCCCGACGATCGAGGTACTGTGCGGAAACTTTTGGAAGATTTGGGCAATGGGACCGCGTCTGCGACGGATATCCGCGTTTTGCGCCAGGATGGCACGGCATTCTGGGCTCACCTGGCCCTGTCTTCGTCGCGGCCGGACGAGGCGCCAAATGAGAGCGTATTCGTGGTGGTTGACGATATTTCCGAGCGACAAGCGGCACGCGAGGCCCTTCGGGCTCAGAAGGAATGGCTTGATCTCGCCGTGTCTGCCGGGCGCCTGGGAACATGGCAAATAGACATTGACGATGGGACAGTCGCCGGCTCGAGCAAGTTCTGGGACATTCTTGGTCTGCCTCCGGCCCCAGTCCGCCGCTTGGAAGAACTCTCGGCTGTAATCCATCCCGTCGACTGGCCGAAGCTGTCCGCCTCGGCAAAGCCTTCATCGGCATTGAACTATGACGTCGAGATCCGTGTCCGGCAAGTGGATGGTCACACACGCTGGATTGCTTTGCGTGGACGGCAGGAAGAGCACGGCGACCGCAAAATGCGCATCGGGGTGGCGGCGGATCTGACCGAACGTCGACAAACAACTTTGCTTCGCGCCGCCGTAAAGAGACGCGAGCGCATAATGCGCGAAGAGCGCCATCGGTTCAGCAATGTGTTTCCAGTGATCAGAGCTCTGGTCAACATGATCGATATTCCCGACAATGACGTTGCCAAATACAAGGAGATGTTGATCGATTGGATTCGAACGCTGGAGGCGACCCATCGCATCCTTTCTCGTCACGCCAACCTGTCAGGGATGCTCCATGAGCTCGTGGACCGGGAATTGCAGCCCTTCAAGGAGACACGCGACATAACGATCAGTGGACCTTCCCTCACTGTGCCAAGCGGCGCCGCCGAGGGCTTGGCGATGATCCTTCACGAGTTGACGACAAACTCGGTGAAACATGGTGCGCTGGGTGACCCGAATGGCAGGGTCGAAGTTAAGTGGCGATTTGCATCCGAGGACGAAGGTGACGACCTCGTGTTCGATTGGGTGGAATCGGGCCGACGGAAGAGTTCAAAAGTCGTACGCCGCGGGTTCGGGTCACTGATAATCGGTGTGGACAGCACGCCGCTTGTCGGTCATTCCCCGAATATGGAAATAACCGAAGATGGCCTTCGATATTCGCTGCGTGTGTCGCGCAAAGAAATTGAGGAATTTGGATTGCAATAG